A genome region from Natronosalvus rutilus includes the following:
- a CDS encoding S26 family signal peptidase: protein MSGDGGDDERENSSERADRTGPERPNDRADGDQSGDDGTERADSSRPPAEGTDSSAGRSEPPPPQASGDGGDGDGVGSGGDNVGSGGSGGSGDGDIGSGSGRGDSGTDGSRRQSTLATQTTRERDRTPPPPQRARPDDDRVTIEDDGPIRWFLRTNNGTVVAVRDVLSSVALVAVIGLVLFGISGIWPPLVAVESGSMEPNMERGDMIFVVAEDRFAGDDPVDGTGIVTREAGLENGHEKFGGAGDVIIFRPNGNARETPVIHRAHFWVEADENWVDGQANPEFVNGASCERVRACPAPHDGFVTKGDANSGYDQTANVGADTSVVKPEWTTGKGMFRIPWLGHVRLSFEKLFPFAVIPDVSSTLTLLSPTLLGMVGAIGFAYPPRSRRR, encoded by the coding sequence ATGAGCGGTGACGGCGGCGACGACGAACGCGAGAACTCGAGTGAGCGCGCCGACCGCACCGGGCCGGAACGCCCGAACGACCGGGCGGACGGCGATCAGTCGGGGGACGATGGTACCGAACGGGCCGACTCGAGTCGACCACCTGCGGAGGGAACCGACTCGAGTGCGGGCCGAAGCGAACCTCCGCCGCCGCAGGCGTCCGGCGATGGTGGCGATGGAGACGGTGTCGGTAGCGGTGGTGACAACGTTGGTAGCGGCGGTAGCGGTGGTAGCGGTGACGGCGACATCGGTAGCGGTAGCGGTCGCGGCGACAGCGGTACCGACGGCTCGAGACGCCAGTCGACGCTCGCCACCCAGACGACCCGGGAGCGCGACCGGACACCGCCACCGCCACAACGGGCGCGGCCGGACGACGACCGGGTGACTATCGAAGACGACGGCCCGATTCGCTGGTTCCTCCGGACCAACAACGGCACCGTCGTCGCGGTACGCGACGTGCTGAGTAGCGTTGCGCTCGTGGCCGTCATCGGCCTGGTGCTCTTTGGCATCAGCGGCATCTGGCCGCCGCTGGTCGCCGTCGAGAGCGGGAGCATGGAACCCAACATGGAACGCGGGGACATGATCTTCGTCGTCGCCGAGGATCGGTTCGCCGGCGACGATCCGGTCGACGGAACCGGAATCGTCACACGCGAGGCTGGTCTCGAGAACGGCCACGAGAAGTTCGGCGGGGCCGGCGACGTGATCATCTTCCGGCCGAACGGCAACGCACGCGAGACGCCCGTGATCCACCGCGCCCACTTCTGGGTCGAAGCCGACGAGAACTGGGTTGACGGGCAAGCGAATCCGGAGTTCGTCAACGGCGCCAGTTGCGAGCGCGTTCGGGCCTGCCCGGCCCCCCATGACGGGTTCGTCACGAAGGGCGACGCCAACAGCGGCTACGACCAGACGGCGAACGTCGGCGCCGACACGTCGGTCGTCAAGCCCGAGTGGACCACTGGCAAGGGCATGTTCCGTATCCCGTGGCTCGGGCACGTTCGGCTGAGCTTCGAGAAACTCTTCCCGTTCGCAGTGATTCCGGACGTCTCGAGCACCCTCACCCTCCTGTCACCGACGCTTCTCGGGATGGTCGGCGCAATTGGATTCGCGTATCCACCGCGCTCAAGGCGGCGCTGA
- a CDS encoding heme NO-binding domain-containing protein — MHGLVHQTLKTYVVEKTDEASWAVVLERSGIDPQLYLPVSHYPDEEIVTILETVAELSGHEAAAVERDFGRTLAPALLQNFRAHWRDDWALVDLLEALEEIAAALAAKSAENRPPTVTCESTESDLHVTYRSHRDHPAMAHGILEGLAREFEAEATVTRVESERTDEETRAVFRLDGDGLE; from the coding sequence ATGCACGGACTCGTCCACCAGACGCTGAAGACCTACGTCGTCGAGAAGACCGACGAAGCGAGCTGGGCGGTCGTCCTCGAGCGCTCGGGGATCGACCCCCAGCTCTACCTGCCGGTCTCGCACTACCCCGACGAGGAAATCGTGACGATTCTCGAGACCGTCGCCGAGCTGTCGGGTCACGAGGCGGCTGCCGTCGAGCGCGACTTCGGCCGGACGCTCGCTCCCGCGTTGCTCCAGAACTTTCGCGCACACTGGCGAGACGACTGGGCGCTCGTCGACCTCCTCGAGGCGCTCGAAGAGATCGCCGCTGCGCTCGCAGCCAAGTCGGCCGAGAACCGACCGCCGACGGTGACCTGCGAGTCGACCGAATCCGATCTCCATGTCACGTACCGCTCACACCGCGACCACCCGGCGATGGCCCACGGCATTCTCGAAGGGCTGGCCCGCGAGTTCGAGGCGGAAGCGACGGTAACCCGGGTCGAGAGCGAGCGGACCGACGAGGAGACGCGGGCCGTGTTTCGGCTGGACGGCGACGGACTCGAGTGA
- a CDS encoding ribose-phosphate diphosphokinase, with protein MTTIVSASSSQSLAAALARERDATLASVAYDRFPDGELFVSLEGESADLEGERVVVVAATASSDAHVELLCLQDAAREAGASEVVTVVPYMGYGRQDRAFEPGQPISARAVARSISTGADAVFVVTPHEETVCTFFDPTATPVDAASVLADPLPTDLEEPVFLSPDSGAIELAETVRDAYGRGETDYFEKTRRSGTEVEISPSDVDVANRDVVVVDDIIATGGTMSEAVAVLGDRGVGRVFVTCVHPLLVRNAYTRLSNAGVEAVYGTDTLERPASAVSVAPVVADELESAGYLD; from the coding sequence ATGACCACCATCGTCAGCGCCTCGAGTTCCCAGTCGCTCGCGGCCGCCCTGGCCCGCGAACGCGACGCGACGCTCGCCAGCGTCGCCTACGACCGCTTCCCCGACGGCGAACTGTTCGTCAGCCTCGAGGGCGAGTCGGCTGACCTCGAGGGCGAGCGCGTCGTCGTCGTCGCCGCGACGGCCTCGAGTGACGCCCACGTCGAGCTGCTCTGTCTGCAAGACGCCGCCCGGGAGGCCGGCGCGTCCGAGGTCGTCACCGTCGTCCCGTACATGGGCTACGGCCGCCAGGACAGGGCGTTCGAGCCCGGCCAGCCAATCTCGGCGCGCGCCGTCGCCCGGTCGATCTCGACCGGTGCCGACGCCGTTTTCGTCGTCACTCCGCACGAGGAAACCGTCTGTACGTTCTTCGACCCAACGGCGACTCCCGTCGACGCCGCGAGCGTCCTCGCCGACCCGCTTCCGACCGATCTCGAGGAACCGGTCTTTCTCTCCCCCGATTCGGGCGCGATCGAGCTAGCCGAAACCGTCCGCGACGCCTACGGTCGCGGCGAAACGGACTACTTCGAGAAGACCCGCCGTTCCGGCACTGAGGTCGAGATCTCCCCGAGCGACGTCGACGTCGCGAATCGAGACGTCGTCGTCGTCGACGACATCATCGCCACCGGGGGCACGATGAGCGAGGCCGTTGCCGTCCTCGGCGATCGCGGCGTCGGGCGCGTCTTCGTGACCTGCGTCCACCCGCTGCTCGTCCGGAACGCCTACACGCGGCTCTCGAACGCCGGGGTCGAGGCCGTCTACGGCACCGACACACTCGAGCGACCGGCGAGTGCCGTCTCCGTCGCGCCAGTCGTCGCGGACGAGCTCGAGAGCGCGGGCTACCTCGACTGA
- a CDS encoding twin-arginine translocation signal domain-containing protein yields MTELTRRRVLAASGVAGAMATAGCLGSADEGDGNGNGDGPDGGEEPAPTGTRLGEITVENLDDADHTVDVLVEYDGEIVHWSTHEFDDETGGATLEADWPDERGDFRVTARIDGGDFTQVTPANWSEPDCLNLIVLVRRDGTVRIAGVTEGGPCGSGDVDIEAAQNAEEANESDE; encoded by the coding sequence ATGACCGAATTGACACGCAGACGGGTGCTCGCGGCATCAGGGGTCGCCGGTGCAATGGCGACCGCTGGCTGTCTGGGATCGGCCGACGAAGGTGACGGGAACGGAAACGGGGACGGGCCGGACGGCGGCGAAGAACCAGCACCGACCGGAACGCGCCTCGGCGAAATCACCGTCGAGAACCTCGACGACGCAGATCACACGGTCGACGTCCTCGTCGAGTACGACGGCGAAATCGTCCACTGGTCGACCCACGAGTTCGACGACGAAACCGGCGGCGCCACGCTCGAGGCCGACTGGCCCGACGAACGGGGCGACTTCCGGGTAACCGCCCGCATCGACGGCGGGGACTTCACGCAGGTGACGCCGGCGAACTGGAGCGAGCCCGACTGCCTCAACCTCATCGTCCTGGTCCGCCGGGACGGCACGGTCCGCATCGCCGGCGTCACCGAGGGCGGCCCCTGCGGGTCGGGAGACGTGGACATCGAGGCCGCTCAGAACGCCGAGGAAGCGAACGAGAGCGACGAGTAG
- a CDS encoding HVO_0234 family beta-propeller protein — protein sequence MVSIDEKRVYGAREGATAAYVAAEMGVVRVLISGDAVGEFSLLERCTAHDLAAGVGWLAVATDEDVLVSDLSSESEEHAFVRTDFGPAVAVGIRDGTLLAADAAGRAGTLGLETLAADDWHDLAFPDAKAPEQPTVRAADGDLLATDAGVYRRSGTRLVHAGLSAVRDVSAAGVPLAATADGLYRLGNGWMRDLEGPFDRVAADPLSDPGSLGRAHALGDAVYEHGTGGADPETASENGWRRLEALDTDLVDVAYGDGIYAVTEDGTVLVADPGRGPGTESRWRPHPIGVRGVAAMVVPLERA from the coding sequence ATGGTCTCGATCGACGAAAAACGCGTCTACGGCGCTCGCGAGGGAGCGACGGCGGCCTACGTCGCGGCCGAGATGGGCGTCGTCCGCGTGCTGATTTCGGGGGACGCCGTCGGCGAGTTCTCGCTGCTCGAGCGCTGCACCGCCCACGACCTCGCGGCGGGCGTCGGCTGGCTGGCCGTCGCGACCGACGAAGACGTCCTGGTCTCCGACCTGTCGAGCGAGTCCGAGGAACACGCGTTCGTCCGAACCGACTTCGGTCCCGCCGTCGCCGTCGGAATCCGCGACGGGACGCTGCTGGCTGCGGACGCAGCCGGGCGGGCGGGCACTCTGGGCCTCGAGACACTCGCGGCGGACGACTGGCACGACCTCGCGTTTCCCGACGCGAAAGCGCCCGAGCAACCGACCGTCCGGGCCGCAGACGGCGACCTCCTCGCGACGGACGCGGGCGTCTACCGGCGTTCGGGAACCAGACTCGTACACGCCGGTCTCTCGGCGGTCCGCGACGTCTCCGCCGCTGGCGTCCCCCTGGCAGCGACCGCGGACGGCCTCTACCGCCTCGGTAACGGCTGGATGCGCGACCTCGAGGGACCGTTCGATCGGGTCGCGGCTGATCCGCTGAGCGACCCCGGATCGCTCGGTCGCGCCCACGCGCTGGGCGACGCAGTATACGAACACGGCACAGGCGGGGCGGACCCCGAAACGGCGAGCGAAAACGGCTGGCGGCGTCTCGAAGCGCTGGATACCGACCTCGTGGACGTCGCGTACGGCGACGGCATCTACGCGGTAACCGAGGACGGAACCGTCCTGGTGGCCGACCCCGGCCGGGGACCGGGAACCGAGTCCCGCTGGCGGCCCCATCCGATCGGCGTCCGCGGCGTCGCCGCGATGGTCGTTCCGCTCGAGCGCGCCTGA
- the glmM gene encoding phosphoglucosamine mutase, translated as MKVFGSSGTRGVANEELTPAFVLRVAKAAGTAWGVDRVAVARDTRYTGRMLADAATSGLASTGTDVDRLGIVPTPGAQFYAEREGVPTIVITASHNPPQYNGVKLVGADGVELAVSDLEEIEQTLLGETFSVAAWSETGRVREVDGVREDYVDELLANVDREKIADAGLTVALDPGHGAGSLTSPDFFRTLGCRVVTVNAQPDGRFPGRDPEPVSQNLTDLGRLVRATDADLGIAHDGDADRAIFFDETGTYVEGDATLAALAAAELEPDDVTVSAVNVSQRLVDVANEIGADVELTPIGSTNIITRIEELELNDRHVPIAGEGNGGIFFPDFRLARDGGYTAARFLELVADRPVSEIVAPYDGYANVRRNVAYESTAERDAMLDAAANQAQSSDAELNTRDGYRLDYGDAWVLARPSGTEPLVRIYAEARERERAEALVTGMHEALVEAKERA; from the coding sequence ATGAAGGTATTCGGATCGAGCGGGACCCGCGGCGTCGCCAACGAGGAACTGACGCCGGCGTTCGTGCTCCGGGTCGCCAAAGCGGCGGGGACCGCCTGGGGGGTCGACCGGGTCGCAGTCGCTCGAGACACCCGATACACGGGTCGAATGCTGGCCGACGCGGCCACAAGCGGGCTGGCGAGCACGGGGACGGACGTCGACCGCCTCGGAATCGTCCCCACGCCCGGCGCGCAGTTCTACGCCGAGCGTGAGGGAGTGCCGACCATCGTCATCACGGCCTCGCACAACCCGCCCCAGTACAACGGCGTCAAACTCGTGGGTGCCGACGGGGTCGAACTCGCGGTGTCCGATCTCGAGGAGATTGAACAGACCCTGCTGGGAGAGACGTTCTCGGTGGCGGCCTGGAGCGAGACGGGCCGGGTTCGCGAGGTCGACGGCGTGCGCGAGGACTACGTCGACGAACTTCTGGCGAACGTCGACCGCGAGAAGATCGCTGACGCCGGGCTGACAGTCGCACTCGATCCCGGCCACGGCGCCGGCTCGCTCACGAGCCCCGACTTCTTCCGGACGCTCGGCTGTCGCGTTGTCACGGTCAACGCCCAGCCCGACGGCCGCTTCCCCGGTCGGGACCCGGAACCAGTCAGCCAGAACCTCACCGACCTGGGTCGACTCGTCCGCGCGACCGACGCGGATCTCGGGATCGCCCACGACGGGGACGCCGACCGGGCCATCTTCTTCGACGAGACCGGTACCTACGTCGAGGGCGACGCCACCCTGGCTGCCCTCGCCGCCGCGGAACTCGAGCCAGACGACGTCACCGTCTCCGCGGTCAACGTCTCTCAGCGGCTGGTCGATGTGGCCAACGAGATCGGCGCCGACGTCGAGTTGACGCCAATCGGCTCGACGAACATCATCACCCGGATCGAGGAACTCGAGTTGAACGACCGCCACGTCCCGATCGCGGGCGAGGGCAACGGCGGGATCTTCTTCCCCGACTTCCGGCTCGCTAGGGACGGCGGCTACACCGCCGCCCGGTTCCTCGAACTCGTCGCCGACCGCCCGGTGAGCGAGATCGTCGCGCCCTACGACGGCTACGCGAACGTTCGCCGGAACGTCGCCTACGAGTCGACTGCTGAGCGCGACGCGATGCTCGACGCGGCGGCCAACCAGGCCCAGTCGTCCGACGCCGAACTCAACACGCGCGACGGCTACCGGCTGGATTATGGAGACGCCTGGGTGCTCGCCCGGCCCTCGGGGACCGAGCCGCTCGTCCGGATTTACGCCGAGGCACGCGAGCGAGAGCGGGCCGAGGCGCTCGTCACCGGGATGCACGAGGCGCTGGTCGAGGCGAAAGAGCGCGCCTGA
- the larB gene encoding nickel pincer cofactor biosynthesis protein LarB, translating to MRELLEAVAAGECSPAEAEAKLNGYVTEEAGRFDAARDTRRGIPEAILAEGKTPEQVASLATTALETTGRALVTRLEDTHFAALEERLEETVPDAAVDRRGATLLATAADHDRPALEATVAIVTAGTVDGPVADEAALICVDAGLAVDRIDDVGVAALTRLIDQVERLRAADVAIVAAGREGALPTVVAGLIDTPVIGVPVSSGYGHGGDGEAALAGMLQSCTVLSVVNVDAGFVAGAQATLIARAIDGARTSGS from the coding sequence ATGCGCGAGTTACTCGAGGCCGTGGCCGCGGGGGAGTGTTCGCCCGCTGAGGCCGAGGCCAAGCTCAATGGGTACGTCACGGAAGAGGCGGGCCGCTTCGACGCCGCTAGAGACACCCGACGGGGGATCCCCGAGGCGATCCTTGCGGAGGGAAAGACGCCGGAACAGGTCGCGAGCCTGGCGACGACCGCCCTCGAGACCACGGGGCGGGCGCTCGTGACCCGACTCGAGGACACTCACTTCGCCGCGCTTGAGGAACGCCTGGAGGAAACCGTCCCGGATGCCGCGGTCGACCGTCGGGGAGCGACCCTCCTCGCGACCGCGGCGGACCACGACCGGCCGGCCCTCGAGGCGACCGTGGCCATCGTCACCGCGGGCACGGTCGACGGCCCGGTCGCCGACGAAGCCGCCCTGATCTGTGTCGACGCCGGCCTCGCGGTCGACCGGATCGACGACGTGGGCGTCGCCGCACTCACCCGACTGATAGACCAGGTCGAGCGACTACGCGCGGCCGACGTGGCGATTGTCGCGGCCGGCCGCGAGGGGGCACTCCCGACCGTCGTTGCAGGCCTCATCGACACTCCCGTAATCGGCGTGCCGGTCTCGAGCGGTTACGGCCACGGCGGCGACGGCGAGGCCGCCCTGGCGGGGATGCTCCAGTCGTGTACCGTCCTCTCAGTCGTGAACGTCGACGCCGGCTTCGTCGCCGGCGCTCAGGCGACGCTGATCGCTCGAGCGATCGACGGCGCCCGAACCAGCGGGTCGTAA
- a CDS encoding DUF7563 family protein, which produces MPTCTHCGAHVSERFARVFADEDGKIHACISCSANAGIAEAARERATSS; this is translated from the coding sequence ATGCCAACGTGTACCCACTGCGGCGCGCACGTCTCCGAGCGCTTCGCACGCGTCTTCGCCGACGAAGACGGGAAGATCCACGCGTGTATCAGCTGTTCGGCCAACGCTGGGATCGCGGAAGCGGCGAGAGAGCGCGCCACCAGTTCCTGA
- a CDS encoding GIY-YIG nuclease family protein produces MTERHTVYVLECSDGSLYTGYTTDLERRVDEHNAGTGAKYTRGRGPVEVVHVERYTSKSTAMSREYEIKQFARSRKERLVGLEGEQVE; encoded by the coding sequence ATGACCGAGCGACATACGGTGTACGTCCTCGAGTGCTCTGACGGCAGCCTCTACACCGGCTACACGACCGACCTCGAGCGACGCGTCGACGAGCACAACGCGGGAACGGGCGCGAAGTACACCCGCGGTCGCGGCCCCGTCGAGGTCGTCCACGTGGAACGCTACACCTCGAAGTCGACCGCGATGAGCAGGGAGTACGAAATCAAGCAGTTCGCCCGCTCGCGAAAGGAGCGGTTGGTCGGCCTCGAGGGTGAACAAGTCGAGTAG
- a CDS encoding carboxymuconolactone decarboxylase family protein, protein MATETHAHDDTRSDIEETLGIVPGFLDTLPEEALDNEWPTMKRFLFGETALDPKTRELVGLAVAAAIGCEYCRHFHRGVAQLHGATEAELAELSFLASYTPRYSAMIQAQDYDLETFYGEAEQIAAHVQEGAAGDD, encoded by the coding sequence ATGGCAACAGAAACACACGCACACGACGACACGAGGAGCGACATCGAGGAGACGCTCGGCATCGTTCCGGGCTTTCTCGATACGCTCCCGGAGGAGGCCCTCGACAACGAGTGGCCCACCATGAAGCGTTTCCTCTTCGGCGAGACGGCACTCGACCCGAAGACGCGCGAACTGGTCGGCCTCGCGGTGGCGGCCGCCATCGGCTGTGAGTACTGCCGGCACTTCCACCGGGGGGTGGCACAGCTTCACGGCGCGACCGAGGCAGAACTCGCGGAACTGTCGTTCCTCGCGAGTTACACGCCGCGATACAGCGCGATGATCCAGGCACAGGACTACGATCTCGAGACCTTCTACGGGGAGGCCGAGCAAATCGCCGCCCACGTCCAGGAAGGGGCGGCTGGCGACGACTGA
- a CDS encoding DUF1059 domain-containing protein gives MATAHKLDCESAANDCRFVVQSEDEGEAIELAKNHMKEVHGKDYTDEELQTEYLQSV, from the coding sequence ATGGCAACAGCACACAAACTCGACTGCGAATCGGCGGCAAACGACTGCCGATTCGTCGTCCAGTCCGAAGACGAGGGAGAAGCGATCGAACTGGCGAAAAATCACATGAAAGAGGTCCACGGGAAGGACTACACGGACGAGGAACTGCAGACCGAATACTTGCAATCGGTCTGA
- a CDS encoding NADPH-dependent FMN reductase, whose amino-acid sequence MDAAPHVVAVSGSLREESTTRTALQYVLQAAADAGAETTLLDLREYDLPVYDPDIDGQGDGAAAKRIVRDADAVVLGTPVYHGSYSGALKNFHDYCGWDEYEDTTVGLLATAGGGTYGSTLDHLRITVRGVHGWVLPHQVGIRNASSQFEADPDAIDGRAFVDPDLEERVEKLGRLLVEYAFISPEVTTPRASDSSSGSGAGAESSSGSSTSD is encoded by the coding sequence ATGGATGCCGCTCCACACGTCGTCGCCGTCTCGGGGAGTCTCCGCGAGGAAAGTACGACTCGGACGGCCCTCCAGTACGTCCTCCAGGCGGCGGCCGACGCCGGCGCTGAAACGACGCTGCTCGACCTCCGCGAGTACGACCTCCCCGTCTACGACCCCGATATCGACGGCCAGGGAGACGGGGCCGCCGCGAAGCGGATCGTCCGCGACGCAGACGCGGTCGTCCTCGGGACCCCCGTCTACCACGGATCGTACTCCGGGGCCCTGAAGAACTTCCACGACTACTGCGGCTGGGACGAGTACGAGGACACCACCGTCGGCCTGCTGGCGACCGCCGGCGGCGGAACCTACGGGTCGACCCTGGACCACCTCCGGATCACCGTCCGGGGCGTTCACGGCTGGGTCCTCCCACACCAGGTCGGCATCCGGAACGCGTCCAGTCAGTTCGAAGCCGACCCGGACGCCATCGACGGCCGGGCGTTCGTCGACCCCGACCTCGAAGAGCGCGTCGAGAAACTCGGCCGGTTGCTGGTTGAGTACGCGTTCATCTCACCCGAGGTGACGACGCCACGGGCGTCGGACTCGAGTTCGGGTTCGGGTGCAGGTGCAGAGTCGAGTTCGGGCTCGAGTACCAGCGACTGA
- a CDS encoding phosphoglucomutase/phosphomannomutase family protein, translating to MAPETETDATAADDRAAISFGTDGWRATLEEFTSPRVRMVAQAIATTLREEGKTAPVVVGYDARETSRGFAEEVSRVLCANGFDVLLSDRDRPTPLCAHAVVDRNLSAAVVITASHNPPSYNGIKFIPDDGAPALPPVMDAIADSLAVPDPLLEAEHGSVREVDFVDAHAEACLEVVRSVTGGLDPEDALEGLPIAYDAMHGSGRGTTDALLERVGASVERLRCTRDPEFGGGSPEPSAENLEELVEAVANGESALGIANDGDADRVAVVTPDRGLLDENLFFAALYDFLLESNDGPAIRTVSTTFLIDRIAEAHGESVHEVPVGFKWVAEAMADHDAFVGGEESGGFTVRGHVREKDGVLMGLLAAVVHAAEPIDDRVDRLLETHGDVTQGKISVACPDDEKAAVLAALEDEIPDAVAGTPVVTVNTADGFKLTLEDGSWVLVRPSGTEPVLRVYAEAERDERVQDLLEAGEELLEPLV from the coding sequence ATGGCTCCGGAGACGGAAACGGACGCGACGGCGGCTGACGACAGGGCAGCGATTTCCTTCGGCACCGACGGCTGGCGAGCCACGCTCGAGGAGTTCACCTCACCGCGCGTGCGGATGGTCGCCCAGGCCATCGCGACGACGCTCCGCGAGGAGGGGAAGACGGCGCCGGTCGTCGTCGGATACGACGCCCGCGAGACCTCCCGCGGGTTCGCCGAGGAGGTCAGCCGCGTCCTGTGTGCCAACGGTTTCGACGTCCTGTTGAGCGACCGCGACCGGCCGACGCCGCTGTGTGCCCACGCGGTCGTCGACCGGAACCTCTCGGCGGCGGTCGTGATCACGGCCTCGCATAACCCGCCGTCGTACAACGGCATCAAGTTCATTCCCGACGACGGCGCTCCGGCGCTCCCCCCGGTTATGGACGCCATCGCGGACTCGCTCGCCGTCCCCGATCCACTGCTCGAGGCGGAACACGGTTCGGTTCGCGAGGTCGACTTCGTCGACGCACATGCCGAGGCCTGTCTCGAGGTCGTTCGCTCGGTCACCGGAGGTCTCGACCCCGAAGACGCACTCGAGGGACTGCCCATCGCCTACGACGCGATGCACGGCAGCGGCCGGGGGACGACCGACGCCCTCCTCGAGCGCGTCGGAGCGAGCGTCGAGCGCCTTCGGTGTACTCGCGACCCCGAGTTCGGCGGTGGCTCGCCGGAACCCTCAGCGGAGAACCTCGAGGAACTGGTCGAAGCGGTCGCGAACGGCGAGTCGGCACTCGGGATCGCCAACGACGGCGACGCCGACCGCGTGGCGGTCGTTACGCCCGACCGCGGCCTCCTCGACGAGAACCTCTTCTTCGCCGCGCTCTACGACTTCCTGCTCGAGTCGAACGACGGGCCGGCGATTCGGACGGTGTCGACGACCTTCCTGATCGACCGGATCGCCGAGGCCCACGGCGAGTCGGTCCATGAGGTGCCCGTCGGCTTCAAGTGGGTCGCCGAGGCGATGGCCGATCACGACGCCTTCGTCGGCGGCGAGGAGTCGGGCGGGTTCACCGTCCGCGGCCACGTCCGCGAGAAAGACGGTGTGCTGATGGGCCTGCTCGCGGCCGTCGTGCATGCTGCGGAACCGATCGACGACCGAGTCGACCGCCTGCTCGAGACCCACGGCGACGTCACCCAAGGAAAGATCAGCGTCGCCTGTCCCGACGACGAGAAGGCCGCCGTTCTGGCGGCGCTCGAGGACGAAATCCCCGACGCGGTCGCGGGGACGCCGGTCGTGACCGTCAACACGGCCGACGGGTTCAAACTGACCCTCGAGGACGGCTCCTGGGTACTCGTCCGCCCGAGCGGGACCGAACCGGTCCTGCGCGTCTACGCCGAGGCCGAGCGCGACGAGCGCGTCCAAGATCTGCTCGAGGCAGGTGAGGAGTTGCTCGAGCCGCTCGTCTGA
- a CDS encoding amphi-Trp domain-containing protein has product MADTTTYKDELTREEVADRLQELAREIRSGGDANISVGNKVVTLSPDAQVTYDLEVEERSPMLGGRREEIDLTLAWGVKKEKE; this is encoded by the coding sequence ATGGCCGACACGACGACCTACAAGGACGAACTCACGAGAGAGGAAGTAGCTGACCGGCTGCAGGAACTCGCCCGAGAAATCCGAAGCGGTGGCGACGCCAACATCTCCGTCGGGAATAAGGTGGTGACGCTCTCGCCGGACGCCCAGGTCACCTACGACCTCGAGGTTGAGGAGCGTTCCCCGATGCTCGGCGGCCGCCGCGAAGAGATCGATCTGACGCTGGCCTGGGGCGTAAAGAAGGAAAAGGAGTGA
- a CDS encoding metallophosphoesterase family protein produces the protein MRIGLCSDVHGNLPALEAVLADLPDVDALVCAGDVVGYNPWPAECVDRLRDLKVPTVMGNHDRAVARETTFRFNAMAAAGVELARERLTDDQREWLASLPDERLAFDDQVKIVHGHPADPDRYTYPRDFSPRLLEDESVLVLGHTHVQHVERYAEGVVVNPGSVGQPRDGDPRAAYAVLDLDALEVETRRVAYDVERVQQAVAEAGLPEKIGTRLARGE, from the coding sequence ATGCGGATTGGACTTTGCTCTGATGTGCACGGGAACCTCCCGGCGCTCGAGGCCGTCCTCGCGGACCTCCCCGACGTCGACGCGCTGGTCTGTGCGGGCGACGTCGTGGGCTACAATCCCTGGCCGGCCGAGTGCGTCGACCGGCTGCGGGACCTCAAGGTGCCGACGGTGATGGGGAACCACGACCGGGCGGTCGCCCGAGAGACGACGTTTCGGTTCAACGCGATGGCCGCGGCGGGCGTCGAACTCGCCCGCGAACGCCTGACCGACGACCAGCGGGAGTGGCTCGCCTCGTTGCCCGACGAGCGCCTAGCGTTCGACGACCAGGTGAAAATCGTCCACGGCCACCCTGCGGATCCCGACCGGTACACCTACCCGCGAGACTTCTCGCCGCGGTTGCTCGAGGACGAGTCGGTGCTGGTGCTCGGTCACACCCACGTCCAGCACGTCGAACGCTACGCCGAGGGCGTGGTCGTGAATCCGGGTAGCGTCGGTCAGCCGCGCGACGGCGACCCCCGGGCAGCGTACGCCGTCCTGGACCTCGACGCGCTCGAGGTAGAAACGCGTCGCGTCGCCTACGACGTCGAGCGCGTCCAGCAGGCCGTGGCCGAGGCGGGGCTTCCCGAAAAGATCGGGACGCGGTTGGCTCGAGGCGAGTGA